One window of Dendropsophus ebraccatus isolate aDenEbr1 chromosome 13, aDenEbr1.pat, whole genome shotgun sequence genomic DNA carries:
- the TMEM179 gene encoding transmembrane protein 179 — protein sequence MALNNFLFAQCILYFLAFLFSFIAVVPLTENSADFHGKCLLFTEGLWLSGNVSLEREHFTVEEWGPESACRFSVFTGVLALLAAAVQAWRSLFFLCKGHEDSFFYAFLNLLISSFVVFVTFIASTIVSVGFNMWCDAITEKGSRPYSCEELQDRDLELNLENSSFYDQFAIAQFGLWAAWLSWLGITILAFLKVYHNYRQEDLLDSLIQEKELLIGKSASRSTLHEEKSGMI from the exons ATGGCGCTGAATAATTTCCTCTTCGCCCAGTGCATCCTGTATTTCCTGGCCTTCCTCTTCAGCTTCATAGCCGTGGTGCCTCTGACCGAGAACAGCGCGGACTTCCACGGGAAATGCCTCCTGTTCACGGAGGGCCTGTGGCTGAGCGGTAACGTCAGTCTGGAGCGGGAACACTTCACGGTGGAGGAGTGGGGGCCGGAGTCCGCCTGCAGGTTCAGCGTCTTCACCGGGGTGCTGGCCCTGCTGGCCGCCGCCGTCCAGGCCTGGAGGAGCCTCTTCTTCCTCTGCAAGGGCCATGAGGA CTCCTTCTTTTACGCCTTCCTGAATCTGCTGATCAGCTCCTTTGTGGTTTTTGTAACATTTATTGCCAGCACCATTGTCAGCGTTGGCTTTAACATGTGGTGTGATGCCATTACCGAGAAGGGAAGCAGACCATACAG ttgtGAAGAACTCCAGGATAGAGATCTTGAGCTTAACCTGGAAAATTCATCCTTCTATGATCAATTTGCCATCGCACAG ttcggACTATGGGCAGCCTGGCTTTCATGGCTTGGTATTACAATCCTTGCCTTCTTGAAGGTCTACCACAACTATCGACAGGAAGATTTGCTGGACAGTCTGATTCAAGAGAAGGAACTCCTGATTGGGAAGTCTGCCTCAAGAAGTACTCTACATGAAGAGAAAAGCGGCATGATTTAA